The following DNA comes from Hordeum vulgare subsp. vulgare chromosome 3H, MorexV3_pseudomolecules_assembly, whole genome shotgun sequence.
GGGCGGTCCTTGAGGTGTTTGTTTCGTTCCACTCCAACGATGAGGACTGGTTCACCCaccctcccaacgagtacattgAGGCCAACAAGTTGTCTAGCAACATTGGCAATGGCGCCTTCCGGGAGGTCATTGTTAAGGTCAATGAAGACATCGTCGGTGCTGTTTGGCCGTTCACTGTCATCTACACCGGCGGTGTCAACCCGCTTTTCTGGCGGCCTATCACTGGCATTGGCTCATTCAATCTCCCAACATATGACATTGACATCACGCCATTCTTGGGGAAGCTCCTGGATGGCAAGGAGCATGAGTTCGGGTTTGGTGTGACAAATGCGTTGGATGTATGGTTCATTGATGCCAATTTGCACCTATGGTTAGATCACAAGAGTGGAAAGACAACTGGGGGCATTGTCAGCTATGATACGTCCACATCGGCAAATGTGGACTCGGAGTTCAGCGGGCTGGATGGGCGGTTCATGTCAAGCGCAAGCCGGCATGTCTCCGCCACCGGCTGGGTGGAATCGTCACACGGAAAGGTCATGACAACTTTCTACCAGAGATTCAGCTACAAAAACAGCAATGTGTATAGCAAGAACGGCAGCGAGCAAGTGGTGAACCAAACTATCGACGTAAAGTCAGGCGTTTTCACCACTAACGGCGCCGTGCTGCACTCGGAAGAAGTAGTTCACCAGGTCTTCCCACTCTATCTTTTCTCTGGGACCTCAGACGAGGTGGGTGATGAGTACTCACTTGTTTCGGCTGTCAAATTGGGCATCAATGAGAAGAGGGTCTCCGGTGGGGAGCAAGGCTTCTCCTACAGCTCTTTGCGGAATGCACAGTCTGCGCGCGGTAGTATGAGGGTGAAGGGGAATCTGGTGACTTCTGGCTACGGAGAGAACCACCAGGTGTATAAGTACCTGGGTACCCATGGATGCTACTTTAGAGATGTGAGCAGCAAGAACTACACTATCATTTTCGACCACTCTGATGACTCGTGCTTAAAGGGATCTCGAGATAAAGACTCCAGATTGCCTTCCAGGTAGTTTAGACGATCTGTTGATCGATCTGAACTGATAGAGAGCCGAATCATCCGGGAAGTCATCAAATAAGGATTGTATAGGTTATCTTATGCCTCGTGTAGTCGTCTAGTAGGTTGAAGTCTTGGAAATTTTGTTTTGATAGTAACATCAAATGTATCATTGTCACATCTAATTTGGTTTGGAATTATCCTTGTTTGCACGGGAGTTGATTCATGACAGTATACTGCTGGTACTTGACTACCAAGCTTCTGACGTTGTTACCGGTtacattgttttctgcgtgttcacAAGCATCAGGTGAGATCACATTTTAACCTTGATGTGGCTGTTATAGTTTCCATGTCAATCACTCATTGCTGGAGAAGGTAGAGTGATTTCCTTGGGGTAAAAGGTGAGAAGAACGAATCTCATTTCAAGATGGGTCTCGTGATATTCAGCGCTGTTTTGTTCTTCCAGTTCGTTGGTTCATATCTTCTGACCAATGTGACAACACTATTGGTAGGTGGAGGCAACTAGTTCTTCACAATTGGAAATACGAAGTGCTAGGCTACTGCTCCATCCATCACCCTCCCCTGTAATGCAGAGGTTTTACATTTTTTTCTCTGTAACTTTTTAGGTTCCTTTTGCATAGACCGAAACCTCTGTTTACTCCACGTCTTCAATGAGCTCATTGCTGTCTTCAGTAATTCATACTTGTATGATGTACATACTTGGCTTTGTCAGTCGAAAATCCAGGCAGCACCACCTCGTAGTCGTACCATGGATTTTGTCCTTGTGTCTGACTTCTAGGATTAAGCTTTGCAAGCTGCGCTAAGATGGGTAAGTGGTCTGACATGAAGGAGATCAAATGTTGAACGCTCACCCCGGAGAAATTTGTTCAGGCATCTAAGGACAGGCCACGGCTCTGCCCAAACGGACTCTGGAATTTCTTCTACCACTACTCCCTCGTCTCACATCACCTCACTAAACAGTTCATCCACGGTTCAGGTGCATTAATTAACCGCAGATGATACTATCTACGAATTAATTCTTCCGTACCTTGGATCTACAAATTTCGGTACTAGCTGCTTCCGCTCATCCGTACATGGCGCCAATAATTAATTAACTGCAGGCGTACCTTCCCTGTTTCAGATCGATTTTAGCTGATTGATATCGAGAATATATTCATATTCTCCCACCTGCGGATCCTCGCTGTCCAATGTCCATCATTCCTTGCAACCTGCATGCCGAGATTGTCAGCAGAGTCAAAGGCTCCACGAGTTCGCGCCATGTTCGATCGAGCTCGCTGGATGCGAGACAAGTCCAGATCGATATAAATCAGTAGCACCTCTTCATCACCAGATAGATCTTGCAGTTGCAGCTTCTCGTTTTGGAGTTGACATTCTTGGTTAAGAAGCGTGAGTGTGCAAGATGACGGGAGGACGCATCAACTCGGTAATGCTGCTCTTGTTGGCGCTGCATGGGCTGCTGCCACCGTCCGCCGACGCCGCCCTGCAGGACGGGTTCTACGGCGCCAGCACCAACTGCACCGTCGACGTCGAGGCCGTCGTGCGGGCTGTCGTCGAGCAACACGTCTCCCGGTCCGGCGACGGTGGCTCCGGCGCGGGGCTCATTCGCCTCCACTTCCATGATTGCTTTGTCAAGGTACGTACGTAACGTAGGTGAATATTCTATTTCTTTTGCGTATGTAGAAACTGATCTAGCAGCGCTCTGTTGATGCATCATTGTAGGGCTGTGATGGCTCCGTCCTCATTGATCCGAGCCCCGTCAACCCGAACCCCGAGAAGGCCTCGCCGGCGAACGGCGGCCTCCGCGGGATCGACGTGGTGGAGGAGGCCAAGAGGCAGCTGGAGGACGCGTGCCCCGGCACCGTGTCGTGCGCCGACATCCTCGCCTTCGCCGCCCGCGACGCCGCCTTCGTCCTCAGCTCCGGGGCGGTCAGCTACGACGTCCCCTCGGGCCGCCGCGACGGGCTCACCTCTGACGCGTCCGACGCCATCCAGAGCCTGCCGCCGCCGTTCGCGCAGCTCGACGACCTCGTCCGCGCCTTCGCCTCCAAAGGCTTCGGCAGGGACGAGCTCGTCGCGCTCTCCGGCGCGCACTCCATCGGGCGCGCGCACTGCTCGTCGTTCAGGGACCGGATCCACCCCGCGGTGCACGAGACCATGGACTCGAGCTACGGCGCCGACATGCAGTCGCAGTGCCCCGAGGACGCCGGGGCGGAGGAATGGGTCGCGCAGGACCAGGAGACGCCGGGAGACCTCGACGGCCGCTACTTCGGGAACGTGCTCGCCGGGAGGGTGCCCTTCAACTCGGACCGGGCGCTGCTCGACGACGGCGAGACGAGGCGGATGGTGGAGGACAGCGCGGGGGACCAGCGGGAGTGGGCGGCAAAGTTCGCTGCCGCCATGAGGAAGATGAGCGAGCTCACCGGCACCGGCGAGGGCGAGATCAGAGAGTTCTGCCACGTGACAAACAGAGGCTAGCGACGGGAACATCAACTGGCTTTTATTCATTTATTAATTAATAGCTTTTGTTTTCATTTTCTTGGTGATGTAAttatggaaaaacattttttatgaAATGTCATGGAGCGAGTGCTGccagatttttttaaaaaaaaaaatttgGACTGGACTAAAAGCTTGTAGCTTGCGAGCttaataaatactccctccgttcttaaatataaggtgGTGTTTCTTTACCCAGGAACTAGactaaaaagtcccttttagtccctaggTAAAGAAACAAGAGTGACTTTTCCTTAAGGGACTCGAAGAAGACTCTCTTGGAGGgacttttttctttagtccctGGGACTAAAAAAAAAGTCTAGTCCCTTGAAAAGAAACACTGCCtaaatctttttagagattttactagtagactatatacggatgtatatatacatactttagagtatagattcactaatTTTACTCCGTATATAGACTTCTAGTGAAATtgattaaaagacttatatttaagaacgaagggagtagtactTATTTCACTGTTCAACATGGAATAAGAGCGGGCTACCGCATCCAGCACCGGCTGGCACCGAAGCCGAAATGTATAATGATAGCACAACCACACACCAATCAACTCCACTATCCTCTTAAAATAAATACAATCTTCAACACAAATCCAACACGATGTACAA
Coding sequences within:
- the LOC123443175 gene encoding peptide-N4-(N-acetyl-beta-glucosaminyl)asparagine amidase A-like, with translation MASLTTSSCLIFLLALLPPLAAVAVPRRHRFLPLQLAPVNASEPPTTFLEVDRPIQPPRGSVGPCSALLLSDSFGYTYGRPPATASYVPPECLAAARARGGSLALAVLEWSADCRGRQFDRIFGVWLSGAELLRSCTAEPRPNGIHWSVSRDVTRYAALLSEPGEVAVYLGNIVDSTYTGVYHANLTLHLYFHPTTPSPPPPPHSDLVLPISRSLPLNDGQWFAIQNSTDAQSKKLAIPSNTYRAVLEVFVSFHSNDEDWFTHPPNEYIEANKLSSNIGNGAFREVIVKVNEDIVGAVWPFTVIYTGGVNPLFWRPITGIGSFNLPTYDIDITPFLGKLLDGKEHEFGFGVTNALDVWFIDANLHLWLDHKSGKTTGGIVSYDTSTSANVDSEFSGLDGRFMSSASRHVSATGWVESSHGKVMTTFYQRFSYKNSNVYSKNGSEQVVNQTIDVKSGVFTTNGAVLHSEEVVHQVFPLYLFSGTSDEVGDEYSLVSAVKLGINEKRVSGGEQGFSYSSLRNAQSARGSMRVKGNLVTSGYGENHQVYKYLGTHGCYFRDVSSKNYTIIFDHSDDSCLKGSRDKDSRLPSR
- the LOC123443177 gene encoding peroxidase 2-like — translated: MTGGRINSVMLLLLALHGLLPPSADAALQDGFYGASTNCTVDVEAVVRAVVEQHVSRSGDGGSGAGLIRLHFHDCFVKGCDGSVLIDPSPVNPNPEKASPANGGLRGIDVVEEAKRQLEDACPGTVSCADILAFAARDAAFVLSSGAVSYDVPSGRRDGLTSDASDAIQSLPPPFAQLDDLVRAFASKGFGRDELVALSGAHSIGRAHCSSFRDRIHPAVHETMDSSYGADMQSQCPEDAGAEEWVAQDQETPGDLDGRYFGNVLAGRVPFNSDRALLDDGETRRMVEDSAGDQREWAAKFAAAMRKMSELTGTGEGEIREFCHVTNRG